From a single Apium graveolens cultivar Ventura chromosome 2, ASM990537v1, whole genome shotgun sequence genomic region:
- the LOC141697316 gene encoding uncharacterized protein LOC141697316 → MHEDLKSENLEAEDPFILWENLKNRFDHHKLIYLLAAENDWANFRLQDFKSVRAYNSALFKISYRLIICGEKVIEKRKIDKTLSTFHPNNINLAEMYMERKFTKFGDLLSTLLVAEQNHELNVREKGIEVDGAKVGTVDDVVAMGISVHITTLVTGSGNLNHRVKERHHDEEKLKMFAIGAA, encoded by the exons ATGCATGAAGATTTAAAATCTGAGAACTTAGAAGCCGAGGATCCctttattttatgggaaaatctaAAGAATAGGTTCGATCACCATAAACTAATTTATCTACTTGCAGCTGAAAATGATTGGGCTAATTTTAGACTTCAGGATTTTAAGAGTGTCCGAGCATATAACTCTGCTTTGTTCAAGATAAGTTATAGGCTTATTATCTGTGGTGAGAAAGTTATAGAGAAAAGAAAAATCGATAAAACACTATCAACTTTTCACCCCAACAATATCAACTTAGCAGAGATGTACATGGAGCGCAAATTTACTAAGTTCGGGGATCTTCTATCAACTCTCCTCGTTGCTGAACAAAATCATGAATTG AATGTACGTGAAAAGGGTATAGAGGTGGACGGGGCCAAGGTTGGTACCGTGGACGATGTCGTAGCCATGGGCATTTCCGTCCATATAACAACTCTGGTCACCGGAAGTGGCAATCTGAATCACAGAGTAAAAGAAAGGCACCACGATGAGGAAAAACTAAAAATGTTTGCTATAGGTGCGGCATGA